A genomic stretch from Elusimicrobiota bacterium includes:
- a CDS encoding BMC domain-containing protein, with the protein MAETKDALGMVETKGFIGMIEATDAMAKTAKVEMIGYERVGSGLVTTLCRGEVGAVRAAVEAGAAAAQKVGELVGVHIIPRPHGDLEKYLSKIAIKA; encoded by the coding sequence ATGGCTGAGACCAAGGACGCGCTGGGGATGGTGGAGACCAAGGGCTTCATCGGCATGATCGAGGCCACCGACGCCATGGCCAAGACGGCCAAGGTGGAGATGATCGGCTACGAGCGGGTCGGCTCCGGGCTGGTGACCACGCTCTGCCGCGGAGAGGTCGGCGCGGTGCGCGCGGCGGTCGAGGCGGGCGCGGCGGCGGCCCAGAAGGTCGGGGAGCTCGTCGGCGTCCACATCATCCCGCGGCCGCACGGCGACCTCGAGAAGTACCTCTCGAAGATCGCCATCAAGGCCTGA
- the deoC gene encoding deoxyribose-phosphate aldolase — MVDHTLLKPNATQNEVAVLCQEARENSFASVCVNPSYVPLCAQLLRGSTVKVCTVIGFPLGSTTPTVKAIEARDAIANGADEIDMVINVGALKSGNDAYVRDDIRAVREATRGKILKVILETTMLTDDEKVRACRMSKEVGADFVKTSTGFGGGGATVSDVKLMRETVGPLMGVKASGGIRDCATAQAMVKAGATRLGTSASVAIVTDAKPQGGKGY; from the coding sequence ATGGTGGATCACACCCTGCTCAAGCCCAACGCGACGCAGAACGAGGTCGCCGTCCTCTGTCAGGAGGCGCGGGAGAACTCCTTCGCCTCGGTCTGCGTGAACCCGAGCTACGTCCCGCTCTGCGCGCAGCTGCTGCGCGGCTCGACGGTCAAGGTCTGCACCGTCATCGGCTTCCCGCTCGGCTCCACGACGCCGACCGTGAAGGCGATCGAGGCGCGCGACGCCATCGCCAACGGCGCCGATGAGATCGACATGGTCATCAACGTCGGGGCGCTCAAGTCGGGCAACGACGCCTACGTCCGCGACGACATCCGCGCGGTGCGCGAGGCGACCCGGGGGAAGATCCTCAAGGTCATCCTCGAGACGACGATGCTCACCGACGACGAGAAGGTCCGCGCCTGCCGCATGTCCAAGGAGGTCGGCGCCGACTTCGTGAAGACCTCGACCGGCTTCGGCGGCGGCGGCGCCACCGTGTCGGACGTGAAGCTCATGCGCGAGACCGTGGGGCCGCTCATGGGCGTGAAGGCCTCGGGCGGCATCCGCGACTGCGCCACCGCGCAGGCGATGGTGAAGGCCGGCGCGACGCGCCTGGGAACCTCCGCGAGCGTCGCCATCGTCACGGACGCGAAGCCGCAGGGCGGCAAGGGCTACTGA
- a CDS encoding PilT/PilU family type 4a pilus ATPase has product MDIAALLKLMVEKGISDVHFKADASPAVRVHGQLVAAANIQKLSAEDIGKISTQLLTPAQAKEFEKLDELDFAYSLPGVSRFRINLFRQRGSLALSLRVVPLKVRTFAELNLPPKAMERFASESRGLILFAGITGAGKTTSLNAFVHHLNESRSCRIVTVEDPVEFFHQDLKGSIVQREVGRDTRSFAAALKHVLRQDPDVVVIGEMRDPETIEAALVAAETGHLVLSTIHTMDAAQTIDRIVDSVPERRAAQARQQLSYALKGVLAQRLVGAKDGRGRLPATEVLVSNNVVRRNIAENKPGEMLKAMEAGDYYGMHTFDQDLLRLLAEGKLGEAEVLENASNPEDMAVKMKDRQTPA; this is encoded by the coding sequence ATGGACATCGCCGCGCTGCTGAAGCTGATGGTGGAGAAGGGCATCTCCGACGTCCACTTCAAGGCGGACGCCTCGCCCGCCGTGCGCGTCCATGGACAGCTCGTGGCGGCGGCCAACATCCAGAAGCTCTCGGCCGAGGACATCGGGAAGATCTCGACGCAGCTCCTCACCCCGGCGCAGGCCAAGGAGTTCGAGAAGCTCGACGAACTCGACTTCGCCTACAGCCTCCCGGGCGTCTCGCGCTTCCGCATCAACCTCTTCCGCCAGCGCGGCTCCCTCGCGCTGAGCCTGCGCGTGGTGCCGCTGAAGGTCCGGACCTTCGCCGAGCTCAACCTCCCGCCCAAGGCCATGGAGCGCTTCGCGTCGGAATCGCGCGGGCTCATCCTCTTCGCGGGCATCACCGGGGCCGGCAAGACCACCTCCCTCAACGCCTTCGTCCATCACCTCAACGAGAGCCGCAGCTGCCGCATCGTCACCGTCGAGGACCCCGTGGAGTTCTTCCACCAGGACCTCAAGGGCTCCATCGTCCAGCGCGAGGTCGGCCGCGACACGCGTTCCTTCGCCGCCGCGCTCAAGCACGTGCTGCGCCAGGACCCCGACGTCGTCGTCATCGGCGAGATGCGCGACCCCGAGACCATCGAGGCCGCGCTCGTCGCCGCCGAGACCGGGCACCTCGTGCTCTCCACGATCCACACCATGGACGCGGCGCAGACCATCGACCGCATCGTCGACAGCGTCCCCGAGCGGCGGGCCGCCCAGGCGCGTCAGCAGCTCTCCTACGCCCTCAAGGGCGTGCTCGCGCAGCGCCTCGTCGGCGCGAAGGACGGTCGCGGCCGCCTGCCGGCCACCGAGGTGCTCGTCTCCAACAACGTCGTGCGCCGCAACATCGCCGAGAACAAGCCCGGAGAGATGCTCAAGGCGATGGAAGCCGGCGACTACTACGGGATGCACACCTTCGACCAGGACCTCCTGCGCCTGCTGGCGGAGGGGAAGCTCGGGGAGGCGGAAGTCCTCGAGAACGCATCGAACCCCGAGGACATGGCCGTCAAGATGAAGGACCGGCAGACTCCCGCATGA